One Hordeum vulgare subsp. vulgare chromosome 4H, MorexV3_pseudomolecules_assembly, whole genome shotgun sequence DNA window includes the following coding sequences:
- the LOC123449422 gene encoding DNA-3-methyladenine glycosylase, whose protein sequence is MPGVRSEPPASGLPELPRIRTARPAAPSMAVATAKAHGGRKAKAEDDREKRRKSVSRGGCGGSALSERRRSPPELEKRRCSWITANSEPLYVAFHDEEWGVPVHDDRKLFELLTLSQALAELSWPVILSKREELREMIDAFYNASVRDCTDKNINRLSRSNGGTLLSEQKMRALVANAKQMKKVIREFGSFDKYCWSFVNHRPVTNDLRHARQVPTKTPKSEAMSKDLMRRGFQCVGPTTVYSFMQAAGIMNDHLRCCFRFDQARSQPKAAEENMRAEIRLGSPASEDSEISEV, encoded by the exons ATGCCGGGCGTCAGgtcggagcctccggcgagcggcTTGCCGGAGCTCCCGCGCATCCGCACCGCTCGCCCCGCGGCCCCTTCCATGGCAGTGGCAACTGCCAAGGCGCATGGCGGTAGGAAGGCGAAAGCAGAGGATGATCGGGAGAAGCGGCGCAAGAGCGTTAGCAGGGGGGGCTGTGGCGGGTCCGCATTGTCAGAGAGACGTAGGAGCCCGCCGGAGCTGGAGAAGAGGAGGTGCTCCTGGATCACCGCCAACTCTG AGCCCCTGTACGTTGCATTCCATGATGAAGAATGGGGAGTTCCGGTACACGATGACCGTAAGCTGTTTGAGCTGCTTACCTTATCACAAGCCTTAGCTGAGCTCTCCTGGCCCGTCATTTTGAGCAAGAGGGAGGAGCTCAGGGAGATGATTGATGCTTTCTACAATGCGTCCGTGCGCGACTGCACGGACAAGAACATAAACCGGTTGTCCAGGTCAAACGGAGGCACGTTGTTGTCGGAGCAAAAGATGCGAGCTCTGGTCGCAAACGCCAAGCAAATGAAAaag GTAATCCGTGAATTCGGATCGTTCGACAAGTATTGCTGGAGCTTCGTGAACCACAGGCCCGTCACAAACGACCTCCGCCACGCTCGCCAAGTGCCCACCAAGACGCCCAAATCTGAGGCCATGAGCAAGGACCTGATGCGTCGAGGGTTCCAGTGCGTCGGCCCCACGACGGTCTACTCCTTCATGCAGGCCGCCGGGATCATGAACGACCACCTACGGTGCTGCTTCAGGTTTGATCAGGCTCGCAGCCAGCCCAAGGCTGCCGAGGAGAACATGAGAGCCGAGATAAGATTGGGGTCGCCTGCTTCAGAGGATTCAGAGATCAGCGAGGTGTAG
- the LOC123449421 gene encoding methyltransferase-like protein 2, whose translation MDATDELRSLEATGIYRLAGSRAAFVDPVRLLGESYRRFRLVPSAYYSRSFGPSRQGGEGTAPSPDRKKRKRKRQPKPRELNAVERIAEARHQEARPLLISAHNSLIEAKNLLEFIPGMIKGDESCSNVETSSENNFVELGGSWRAPFYEMTICFQKPLGQYEAGTCDVQKRSSPLFNRIVNVEENDEAEGEFQSRLYILPKGSCFMMTDFTHVRDLIPDNPNIGYNLIVIDPPWENGCVRQKEAYPTLPNRNLLYLPVQELAHPAGALVVLWITNREKLRRFVEEELLPSWGVKDPTEFYWLKVKSDGSLIGDLDLFHHRPYECLLLGYINVNREAESGSEFKFLQGSQVIMSVPGAHSRKPPLQKILSEYIPGPKPPRCIELFARELGSGWTSWGNEPLHFQDSMYFSKK comes from the exons ATGGACGCTACGGACGAGCTGCGGTCGCTGGAGGCCACGGGAATCTACCGCCTCGCAGGCTCCCGCGCCGCCTTCGTCGACCCGGTGCGCCTCCTCGGCGAATCCTACCGGCGCTTCCGCCTCGTCCCGTCGGCGTACTACTCCCGAAGCTTCGGCCCGTCGCGGCAGGGAGGCGAGGGGACGGCGCCGTCTCCGGACAGGAAGAAGCGCAAGCGGAAGCGCCAGCCGAAACCCCGGGAACTCAACGCCGTGGAGCGGATCGCAGAAGCGCGGCACCAG GAAGCAAGGCCTTTGCTAATTAGCGCTCATAATTCACTCATCGAGGCGAAAAATCTCTTGGAATTCATTCCGGGGATGATCAAGGGAGATGAAAGCTGCTCAAATGTCGAAACTAGTTCtgagaacaattttgttgagcttgggGGCTCATGGCGAGCCCCTTTCTACGAGATGACTATTTGCTTTCAGAAGCCTCTTGGTCAGTACGAGGCAG GTACCTGTGATGTCCAAAAGAGATCCAGTCCGTTGTTTAATAGGATAGTCAATGTTGAAGAAAACGATGAGGCAGAAGGAGAATTTCAGAGTAGACTTTATATTTTACCAAAAGGAAGTTGCTTCATGATG ACTGACTTCACACATGTTCGTGATCTCATTCCTG ATAATCCTAATATAGGGTACAACCTTATAGTTATTGACCCACCTTGGGAGAATGGATGTGTTCGACAGAAAGAAGC GTATCCTACACTTCCCAATAGAAATTTGTTGTATCTTCCAGTTCAAGAACTTGCACATCCAGCTGGAGCTCTTGTAGTTTTGTGGATTACAAATCGGGAGAAACTGCGAAGATTTGTTGAGGAGGAATTGCTTCCATCTTGGGGAGTCAAAGACCCCACGGAGTTTTACTGGCTGAAG GTGAAGTCGGATGGTTCACTGATTGGCGATCTAGACTTATTCCATCACAGGCCTTATGAATGTCTCCTTCTTGGCTACATAAATGTT AATAGAGAAGCTGAATCAGGATCGGAATTTAAGTTTCTGCAAGGCAGCCAAGTAATTATGAGTGTTCCGGGCGCACACTCAAGGAAACCTCCCCTTCAGA AAATACTTTCAGAATATATTCCTGGTCCTAAACCCCCGAGGTGCATAGAGCTTTTTGCAAGAGAATTGGGTTCCGGGTGGACCTCTTGGGGAAACGAGCCGCTCCATTTTCAGGATTCCATGTACTTCTCAAAGAAGTAA
- the LOC123449423 gene encoding protein CLT2, chloroplastic-like, whose protein sequence is MPISLLLSAPLPCPPPPLLRHGTRRVPAPLRSSLPLPPLRLALAAARGGGGGRLPVETRRVRAAAAVRVSGGGGDGETESGAGTGITAAAAATVALAVMNRVLYKLALVPMKNYPFFLAQVLTFGYVAVYFTILFVRYQAGIVTREMLALPKSRFMLIGLLEAMGVASGMAAAAMLPGPSIPVLSQSFLVWQLILSVIVLGRKYRANQILGCLLVTTGVILSVVSGANGGSSLSDVKFFWPAVLMASSACQAGASIIKEFVFIDGAKRLEGKRPDIFVVNSFGSGFQALFVLLLLPFLSNLKGIPLTELPAYVKSGAACFLNAGGNLNDCPGAPLLPLLFITMNLAFNISVLNLVKMSTALVASLTATLAVPLSIYVLSLPLPYMPGGTSLSTSFLVGAAVLVLGLLLYGLPQNSADQMKTE, encoded by the exons ATGCCAATTTCGCTGCTCCTCTCCGCCCCCCTCCCCTGcccgccgccgcctctcctccGCCACGGTACCCGGAGAGTCCCGGCGCCCCTCCGCTCCTCCCTCCCGCTTCCGCCGCTTCGCCtggccctcgccgccgcccgTGGCGGTGGTGGCGGGCGGCTGCCCGTCGAGACGCGGCGCGTGCGGGCGGCCGCGGCGGTTAGGGTTTCAGGGGGAGGAGGCGATGGTGAGACTGAGAGTGGGGCTGGCACGGGGATCACCGCGGCCGCGGCGGCCACCGTGGCGCTCGCGGTGATGAACCGGGTGCTGTACAAGCTTGCGCTCGTGCCCATGAAGAATTACCCCTTCTTCCTCGCTCAAGTTCTCACGTTTGG GTATGTTGCGGTGTACTTCACTATCCTCTTCGTAAGATATCAGGCCGGTATTGTCACTAGAGAAATGCTAGCGCTTCCAAAATCTCGCTTCATGTTAATTGGATTGCTAGAAGCAATGGGTGTTGCTTCAGGCATGGCTGCTGCAG CTATGTTGCCTGGGCCATCTATTCCAGTGCTGTCTCAG TCTTTTTTGGTATGGCAGCTTATTTTATCTGTCATTGTTTTGGGAAGGAAATATAGAGCAAACCAAATTCTTGGATGCTTGCTTGTTACAACTGGAGTAATTCTATCAGTAGTAAG TGGAGCAAACGGTGGTTCATCTCTGTCTGATGTCAAGTTTTTTTGGCCAGCAGTTTTGATGGCTTCATCTGCATGTCAGGCTGGTGCATCTATAATCAAG GAATTTGTTTTCATTGATGGTGCAAAACGCCTTGAG GGAAAGCGGCCTGACATATTTGTGGTCAACTCTTTTGGGTCGGGATTCCAG GCCCTTTTTGTTTTGCTACTCCTGCCGTTCCTCTCTAATTTGAAAGGCATTCCATTGACTGAGCTCCCTGCATATGTAAAGAGTGGTGCTGCATGCTTTCTGAATGCTGGTGGTAATCTGAACG ATTGTCCTGGAGCCCCTTTGCTACCACTGCTCTTCATAACTATGAACCTGGCCTTCAACATTTCTGTTCTAAATCTGGTGAAGATGTCTACAGCACTGGTTGCTTCGCTAACAGCAACACTAGCAG TACCTCTTTCGATATACGTCCTGTCACTTCCTCTTCCATACATGCCTGGAGGAACAAGTTTAAGCACATCCTTTTTGGTCGGCGCTGCTGTCTTGGTGCTTGGGTTGCTCCTATACGGTCTCCCCCAGAATTCAGCTGATCAAATGAAGACGGAGTGA